The proteins below come from a single Gammaproteobacteria bacterium genomic window:
- a CDS encoding DUF1249 domain-containing protein, giving the protein MQVLAPAAFLQMPEPRSFTGLMELYEANYIRFRRLCPGLDKITNHAVSAVEGALDLHLRIVERTRYTHTVILTSYLQGDRVGFSPKPNLRIRVYHDARQAEVLDVQSRAGRSGASRLYRSADSQLVFRWRWNQFLYKWLGYCLYHGYGFPLEAGRLSSSSEPSAAPV; this is encoded by the coding sequence ATGCAGGTGCTCGCACCCGCGGCCTTCCTTCAGATGCCGGAGCCGCGCAGTTTCACGGGTCTGATGGAGCTGTATGAGGCCAACTATATCCGTTTCCGGCGGCTCTGCCCGGGTCTCGACAAGATCACTAACCACGCTGTCTCCGCGGTGGAAGGCGCCCTCGACCTGCACCTGCGGATCGTCGAGCGGACAAGGTATACCCATACAGTGATCCTGACCAGCTATCTGCAGGGGGACCGCGTCGGGTTCAGTCCCAAACCGAATCTCAGGATTCGCGTCTATCACGATGCACGACAGGCAGAGGTGCTCGACGTTCAATCCCGCGCAGGCCGCAGCGGGGCGAGCCGGCTATACCGGAGCGCGGATTCGCAGTTGGTGTTCCGCTGGCGGTGGAACCAATTTCTCTACAAGTGGCTGGGGTATTGCCTATATCATGGCTATGGTTTTCCGCTTGAGGCAGGGCGCCTCTCGTCCTCCTCAGAACCGTCCGCGGCCCCGGTTTGA